One genomic segment of Brassica napus cultivar Da-Ae chromosome A3, Da-Ae, whole genome shotgun sequence includes these proteins:
- the LOC106376980 gene encoding dof zinc finger protein DOF3.5-like, with product MERTEALTSSFIWRPNANANAEITPSCPRCGSSNTKFCYYNNYSLTQPRYFCKGCRRYWTKGGSLRNVPVGGGCRKSRRTKSSSSNAKTGVTASSCNSGGGSPNIDLALVYANFLNPKPDEPTLRETCDLATGASMEPSNWSIDIGDDHHHHHYDHQVEHIIEECGYNGLPPFPGEELLSIDTNSVWSDALLIGHNNHIEVGGVTSAETVHEPVVNFADESNDSTNFLLSWSPFDFSTDG from the coding sequence atggaGAGAACAGAAGCCTTGACGTCATCGTTTATATGGCGGCCAAATGCAAACGCAAACGCAGAGATAACGCCAAGCTGTCCAAGATGTGGATCATCCAACACAAAGTTCTGTTATTACAACAACTACAGCCTCACTCAACCTCGCTACTTCTGCAAAGGCTGCCGTAGATATTGGACCAAAGGCGGCTCCCTCCGCAACGTGCCTGTAGGTGGTGGCTGCCGCAAATCCCGCCGTACCAAATCCTCCTCGAGTAACGCTAAAACCGGCGTAACCGCTAGTTCATGCAACTCCGGTGGTGGCTCACCAAACATAGATCTTGCTCTTGTTTACGCCAACTTCTTGAATCCAAAGCCTGACGAACCCACACTTCGAGAAACATGCGATTTAGCCACAGGCGCTTCGATGGAACCCTCTAATTGGAGTATCGACATCGGTGATGATCATCACCACCATCATTATGATCATCAGGTGGAACACATTATTGAGGAATGTGGTTATAATGGGTTGCCTCCGTTTCCTGGTGAAGAGCTTCTTTCTATTGACACTAATAGTGTTTGGTCTGATGCTTTATTGATTGGTCATAATAACCATATAGAAGTTGGTGGTGTAACTTCGGCTGAGACTGTTCATGAACCGGTGGTTAACTTTGCTGATGAATCCAATGACTCTACCAACTTCTTGTTAAGCTGGAGCCCTTTTGATTTCTCAACCGATGGATAA